Genomic DNA from Salvia miltiorrhiza cultivar Shanhuang (shh) chromosome 1, IMPLAD_Smil_shh, whole genome shotgun sequence:
CATGATATTTATGCTCCTAAACCTAATTCTGTGTCAGCAATGTGCAGCAAATGATAGGTAACATATTCCAGTTATAGAAATGGCTAATGCAATGCTTTAAATAAGATAGAAATCTTACTAATGAGCCTCTGGATGATTTACACAACTTTAAGAGGTTAATTATGATTTCTGATTTCACTAGAAGTTGGTGGCCCTCAAATATTTCATAAAAGAATAAGTAGTGACTGCAATTATATTTATCAAAACAAAGCAAGGAAATCATCAGAGTACAAAAGGCACCAACCTCAATAAAGCTGGCTATTGCACTAGAATCTGAACCATTTAGGTCTTTAAGAGTTGACAATGCCTCAAATATCATTGTATTGTATCTGCACCAAACAATAAAATCATGCTTTAGAAGAGAAGGGGAAACTTTACATCTAATCAAGAGATTAAGTTTGTGAGAAGATAGCATGGCAAAATGAGAACATGCATATCAGAGAACTTCAAGAATATGAAATTTTCTTATTCTATTGCTGTCTTCTTCGCTTTCACTAACTTTACTACCACGCAACTAGAAGCAAAGACAGAACATAGTAATAAAATTCGAGAAAGTTCCACAATATCCACCAGCTTTGCCAACTTCAAAAACAacaaacatataaattatatactaATGTCAAAAGCCAACCATAATCCGATAAAGCCACTAAAGCAGCACCATAGCCTAATCTGGAATCAGCCATATCAGTCATAAACACCATTTACAACATCAACAGCAACCCTACCACCATTATGATGGAAAAGAAAACATTTTTCAGACAAATCCCATGTTTGAATTACAATCAGCACGATATTTATTATGCTTCTGAAATGGAGAATTGTCCTGTTAAATTCAAAGGTGAGTACAAGTCCCCTGGGAGCTTTAAAGGATCTGTATCCACAGTTATCAGATAGAATCCCCAATAAAAAAGTGAACATTGACAATGCACCAAAATTTACATAAATTCCTCTCTACTGTTTGTTGGTATGAATTGAATCATGGTTGACAGGACTTTCTAGAAGGAAGTATTTCTGATCAGTATACTTTAAAGTTACAATTATAGAGCTTAGCCAGATTAGAATCATTACAACAGTTTCCAGTCAAATTATGATATTGACAACCTTGTATACATGGGCTCCAACAATCAATTTGTGCAGCCAGAGAATGCAGAAGTATAGAAAATTTATGTCTTCAGTTTACTGGAATTATAATATGTTGACTGTTACTCCATCAATAAAGCAAATAAGAGCTCTATTCTATCTGTCAAGTTAAAAAAACGCTTCACTGACCAACTAGTAATGTAAAAGCTTTGCattgaaaataatatataatctgAACTTGGAAAATCTCTAAATTCTGAAGATACCAAGTATCTAAAGTGAACATCTAAACTCATTATCTTGTCCAAGAGTACCACATTGGGCTTCGTATCCTTATTCTAGAGCCTCCACTATTTATGAAAGGCACCCCTAACATATGTATTATCATTCTTATGTAGTACAATACACAAAATCCCATATACCACACATATTTGCATTTAAGTTAAACTACATGAAATACATTGTCCACAGTAGTCTATTTCTTACCATGATTGTGCATTGATCAtaacatataattaaaaagtAACGCAACATGTATGTCAGTCATTATCATCATATGATGATAAGTATCACCCTAGAAGATGCCACTACAGTAGACACTTATTGTGCTACATTAGCTATAAAATGCATTGACAAGCATATGCACTCACAGTCACAACAGAGACAATAAGATAAAAAAACTGGTGAAGTCAAAACAATTGATACTCACTTATAATGCCTATGATTGAGGATTCCGGACACCCACATACATACGTACACAAACATACATACatagcaaattaaataaataagtaatttttTGAGGTAAAGCACATCAGATAAACAAATGGCTCTGAGCCAATAATGCTGGAGAGAAATTACTTGGAAGCACTTATCCCCTCAGGCAAGGGCCTTGAAGAATCTAGCATAACTACATCTGTAGATGCACCCTTGGACGACGGAGCAACAGAACCAGAGGTCTGTGCAATTGGCAGTGGAGCAGAAGGAGTGTCAGCAGGATTGGATTTTCCTTTTGATGTCTTTGATTTATCTCTTGGGCCTTGGCCACTAGCAACACTCAAATTCCGCCACTTATCCTGTTGAATAAAACCAACTTAAATTATAAAAGAGCAACATTTAACTGTTTTTTCACTACATTACCTTATTCACTACTGAATTTATGAAGTCAATTAGCTTGCATTACTGCTGGTAACCGAAATATACAAATGGATAATGGGTAGCAAGCAGCGTAGCTCATCTTCGTATATAAACAGCCCAAAATTGATGAGAGAGATAGAGCTGGACAAATAAAGAAATATCCAAACGAAAACATTGCTATTTATTCCCAAAACCAACCAAATAAACTATCATGACAGTAACAGGCTTGGATAATTTTCTCTAtcaatataaatacaaaatcataataaaattgCAATATCCATAGTCAACTAGATAGAGATAGCTAGCAAATACCTTGAGATCAATATTGGAGCGAGCAAAGAGGAGGTGGTTGAACTCGGGGTCTCTCTGGATGTTTTTCCACTTTCCGGCGCCGTGCTTGGCCACGCCGGCCCGCAACGCCTCTTCCTCTTCCGCCGTCCACTTCTGCTTTGGATTCCCCATCTCCGCCGCCAAACAAACCAACAATTTCCGGATTCCCACACAATCAGATTGTTACGTTGTCAGAATTGGAGCGAAAGAAAACTCAAACAGGAACCTCTTTGCAAATATGAGAACGGCGACGAGTCGAGGAAaggaagcaattttttttttttttttttcctttttcttaaGTTGGACGTCTAACGCTGTGCAGCGTGTGCTACACCAAAATCTGGGCTTCCTCAAATTATATAATGCTGACTTCCTcgtgatttttcttttttcctttaatattaattatggatattatttatatttgggTTCCGATAGCTTGCATCTTCTATGAATGGTCCATATTTGTATTTTGTAGGTAATATTCCATATTTGTATTAGaacaaagaaaaaagagaaaattctGTAACAAAGTTGATTATTATtgcacaaaaataataattcctcgcaattaattcttaaaaaaaaatcctcgCATTTTATTTTTGACGAAATCATAATACCATGAAATCCCAACCGCTATATTCCTCAAGCATTGGTGAAAGTAAAAAAGAGTCTCCCTCAACTCGTATTCGTTCTTCAcacttattttttttcaataaattttttgGACTTGACATAAACCATTCAAAACATAACGTTTAATTCGATTCGACAAAGTTGGCCGTATAAGCTACTATATACATTAGgaaaaatttataatacatgttcaacgaaaaaagaaaaagagtccGTATTCGAACTGTCTTCTTAGTCACGGCTCGTGATCCATGCAAGCTTGTGGATATCAAATTAGACTTTATTCAACTTGAGTTTTATCTTGAAGGAAATTCAAGAATGATAATTGATAAACGTTAATATCACAAATGTAGTACATTAATGTGCCTTTATAGCCgggtttttttttgttatcaaaTATCTTAATTTGCAAAAATATATACTGTACTCCTATATCATACGATCAAACCCAAAAACTGTGTTTCTAAGCCCAAAGATATAAAACAAATCCCAAACCATGAACTATATATCTCAACAGAAGCAGGGTAATCTTTACATTATTTCTTACATCTACATTAATGGCATCACAACACATCAATATATACGAAACCTGACACATAGGATTGCATGATTAACCACAGTTCAGAGACATTTTACAAGCCATGTATAATCTATGCTGCTGCTACTACTCACGAGTGCATCAGTCGACCTGTGTAAACTCAAGTGCGTTGCCATCTGGATCCCGTGTGAAGATTGCTGGCCGCCCTGAGCGGCTAAGAGTATAGGGTATGCCTGAAAACACAAATGAATGCAATGTGAGCCCGAATGCATCCTACAGCACAAAAGTAGTACCTGGATGACCACACAGATTACCAGCTTTGTCGAGGATATCTTTTAGTTTTGACACATGTCGTATTGCTAAGCAGGCATGGCGGTCTCGACCACCATGTTCTGGCCGTCCAGTTAATGGGTCAGGATTCGGAAGCTCCATGAGATGTATCATCTCAGCGCCAACCCATAACCAAGCACCTCTGTAGGGCAGCTTGTCATGTGGCCGCGCCTCATTTATTGGTAGACCTATTTGAAACACAAAAAAGATTTTAAGGAGTTCTTTTCACTGAAGAAGAATGGTCAGTTTATCACATTGAAACAGAAGGAACTCACCGAGAATATTCTGGTAAAAGTGAAGTGACCTTTCAAGATTCTCGCACAAGATTCCGACATGGTGCATGCCAACAACTCCAAAATCTTCAAGATCACAACAATTTTTGTCACTCTTATGAAATTTCCACCCTTTGATTTAGAGAAACTTGACTCGAAAACCATCGCCCCCCCTTTGAACAGATAGTGGTACAGAGGCCAAACCTAGATAAGCTAAATTCAAGATTCTATTAATTTCATGTACTTTCAATAATGATTTTGGCATCATACAACATAAATTACGCCCATCTTGGTATCCAATTTTATAATGGAAGTGTAGAAGTTCACATTCATTCATCGAAAAAATAGGCTGCGTTAGTGTCCTAGGTTCCTAGCAACAGAGTTGCACATGACTTGACATCTTTGTTATGTTCAAGGCCGTAATGATAAATACCTATATTCTTTTGGAATATGAGGTAATTCAAACTCTTAGATTATATAGACATGACAAATACCAATCCTTGAAGTTGTGAGTCTGAAATTGGTTATGcaaaaagaaagatgaagaaaTGTCTACCATCCTTGTCATTAACTGCCTCAGCAGAATCTTTATCAAGCACATCTGTCTCCAAGGATGTTTTGGCTTTTATCACGGGAAATTGCACATTCCGCCCATTATGTTTTCTGAAAACCACATCTCTCTTTGACAGTGTTTTGGTAACAAGAGCTCTTAGACTTCCATCATTTGCCTTTAGAAGGACAAGGTCGAAATAAGTAATCCAGTGATAAAGCATAATCAAACAAGTCCGGAATGAACATAGTGGTAATTAAAAGATTCCACTCCAATCCAGATATCCAGTAAAGAAGAATGcctatattttttcaataatatatatatatttttttttttaatttcttcttttttctatcAGTTGACAGGAAACAAAGGGTTTCATCAATCAAATCAAAAGGTTATAACGATAAAAGCAGTCCCAGAGGAACAACGAGGCATACTTGAGTACAGCCAATCTCtaacaatcaaatatacaagGAGGTTTTATAATCTTTATGTATTAAGACCCACCAAGCAATCTTAAACCTGGCCATATCCGACACCTCCTCAAGGGATTCCTCAGTCACCAAAGGTTCTCCTATATCTTTCCAACAAACAGACCAGGACAGTGCTAGAGAGATAACCCTCCATAAAACTTGGCCTTTGCTTGTACCAGTTCGATTCTTTTGCGCTCTAACATTAGCAGGATATAGCTTGGAAATCCACTTAGCCAACTCAAGATTAAATGAATATGATACTACTCAAGGTTGAACTGGACTTGCAAACAATACATTAGAAGGATTTCAGTGCACATTTTTCACAATAGGACCCTATTGTTATCTGCATCAACTGAAGCTAAcccaaaaaatgaatttacagAAGAGCACTCCTTTGCTATTTCTGAACCAACAAATCTAGGTTGAATATTTCATATCCCTATTCTAAGATATATAACATGGAAAACGCAAGGAGACATACAATGTTAAAGAGAAAAGAGAGGGAACTGAATCTGGCAGGTCAAATTggagtatataaaaaaatggaagCAATATAAATATGACAGCAAAGCCAAAAAACTCCATTTTCTCCCATCCATTATTCAACAGCTTTCAGAAAATCCCAATTTACCAGTTGTCCTGTTACATGAAACCATCCAATCCGATTGTACGATTTGTTTTGTTCAGCTTCTTAATAATCGAATAAACATACTCCACGAATTAACTAACCTTTACAGTGGttccaatttaaaatttaaaataagaagACAAAGCGCACCGAGAAATCAGCCATCTCATCACAGCATGTCCCATGAACAAAAATTCAGACCAAAGATAATTCAACATCTTAAAATTACACTAAGAAGTCCAGTTCAAATAGCAATAAATCAGTGATGAACAGCATACCCAGAAAATCGTACACATATAATTCACATGTGATAAGAGAAATAGGTTTAGTTACCTTGTTGAGAGGTAAATTTAGAGGTGGGCTCAGCAGAGAAGCCATGGAGTCGAGCTTAAACTGTGAAAGCTTTTAGTTGGTGGATTTTATATACTCATATTTGTTGGATTAAAATTAAAAGTCCACACAACGCCAAAAACTATTTCACGGCTGAGGACTTTTGATCGCAGATTGCCACTAATTCCtctctcttttttcctttttggaagaAGGAATATATGAAACTATATCGTATTAACCGAGAAAAACTATgaataataattacaaaataaaacaagaaacgAGAAAACtgataaagaaataaaatcaaaatatagtCTGCAAAGTCAACACCAAATTGAGATACATTGGGTATTGAGTCTCTAATGTTTCTTTGTAGTGGAACTATGGAGTAGTCGTATATAGGGGTGCGAGTTCAGTTTTtgctaaaattaaattaaattacatttatatttgattttttaaaaaaaatcgaattgatccaaattaatcaaataaatcgAATCGAAaaacgattttttttaataaaaatcgaacaaaaccaaaaaattaattttaaaatttagtaTATTAAAAATTTCTTGCCCTATTCACCGACGAAAAGTGGCCAGTCGATAATACCGACGAACACAAGTCGgtgaattaattttaaaaatttatattaaattttcagCCCTTCTAACCAACAAAAAATGATGTGTCGGTAGTACTGACGGACTCGTATCCGTtggtaaattaattttaaaaaattatattaaattttcaacTCTTCTCGCCGACGGAAAATAATTCGTAggtaaattaatttaaaaattcatattaaattttTGGTCCTATTCACCGACGGAAACCTATCTGTTGGTAATCGTTCCATCGTTAACGTAGTCCGCAATTCCATCGATAATACGGCGGGAGAATTTTGCGGCTAGTTCCGTCGAAAAATCTGTCGATAACAGTGTTTGGGCGTGAAAATATAAGTTTCTATCGTTGTTCTGTCGGTGTGGATGTTGGTATTCGTCGACGAAAAGCGGTCCATCAAACTTCGACAATATTTCTTGTAGTGTTTGTTATGGCAGAGTTTAAGTCATTCACTTTATAATCGTGTTCTTCACAAGTAGCCTTCaaattgtttgtttttgtttttatttatttatttattaagtaGCCTTCATGTTATATATAGTCACATTTAGAATTTAAGTAGCATTCAATTAGGGACCAAATTTGTTCACAACAAACATGCATGCCAGATTTTTAGAGCCAATTTAAGTCAATCTTTATTCAAGATCCTTTTTAATTTTCACAGCCTAGGAGATTGATCAACTATCACTTGCCCAAATTTTTGCACTAAGGGTGCGTTTGAAAACTTGGTTGAGTTAATGACATTTTCCTAAACCCAAGGAAATGTTGTTGGGTTTGGCCAGCAAAGCTAAATAAGCTCAGTGTTTGATAGCACCGTGTTATAAGCGCGAAAAGGTATTGAAGTTGTTTGATAACACACGCTGTCTTTGTGAAATAATAACAAAAGGTCCAAAATATCCTTAAGAACATTATTGaattaatcatattttattaaccttctataattaaaaaaaaatgtaaaatctCTTTCACCGCTCACCCCCCGCCGCCATCATCTCCTAGAATTTGTAAAATCATTGCAAGATTCAACATTTCTGTCGTCCACCAAGCAACCCACTCCCTCACTCTCTCTAAAAATGGAAATTGCATAGAGATTTTACCAAGGAAAAAGGGCAGCGatgtagagagagagacgcGAAAAAAGCTGCTGTTGTCCGACGGTAAGAAATGGAGGGAGACCGGTGGTGGCGGCTTTCGCTGTTGTTCGCCGGAGTGCGGTACAGTTCCCTGCCCTCCCTAACAAAAAAACCCCcacaattttctctctctaaagtttcCTATTCCCATCCCAAAATTTATACCCCAATTTAACATATGCCTAGCCGAAAACCCAAAAAGAGTTGTACTTTTTTTTATCCACCTTTAGCATTGCTTGTTTCCCTGTTATTATCTCAAATCAATaacgagagagaaaatatcCCCTAGAATCATGAATATAGCTGAAATTGAAGCAATGGCGCAGATTCAGGTGCAGCACCAGAATGTGGCGGCGCCGACTGGTGGGGCTTTTGCATGACAGTTTCAGATGACCTctctatatgtgtgtgtgcgtgattctccaaagaggaagaagaaacaaggaagggagagagagatgaattgggggcaattttgtgaaagaaaatTAAACTTGCAACTCCAGCTTAGCTAATCAGGGGGTGGCCTCGATTGTGTTTCCTTGATGCTACAGTGATTTAGCCTCGGGCCTTTCCTTTAACATGGGCTTCCTTGATTATTTTACTTAGCTTTCAAACAGAAATATTAGCCCAGGAAAGGAAGTAATACAGCTATAACAAGGCTATCAAACTGGGCCTAAATATACTTTATATCCAATTAGATAACATAACGTACTCAAAATGATAATTAGAACAAAATTTTATAAATGGAAAATTTGTAGATTATCTTAAGCTCATATATCATATTTTTGTTGTTTAATCATCTGCGTAGGATGTGAAATTTCTTCCATATGTGAGTTTGGCTTCGTGTAATTTGTAGATTTGAAACTTAGAACAAAATAAATGAATGAGAGGCTTATGCTTGAGAATTGTGAAATTCTCAAATATGTCCCAATCGTTTTAGCAAATTATCGAAAATGTCCCAATCCACGTAGATATGCCATGTTGTAACTCCGGCAATCCAGGTTAGTTTCCGATTATCGGAAATTTTTTGCAGGACACAGACGATATTTTTGTGATAGGTTGGGTActgttttaatattattattagggtGAGACATTTTTGAGAATTTGCTAAAACGATGGGACAGAAGGCGACCTTTACCCAAAATTAAATTCATAGTTATAATTTAGAAGTTTTTTTTTAAGGTAGTTGTAATTCAGAATTCAAATACAGAAATCTGTTATACTGCTTATAATTATAGTATAAGAAAATCAACAACAAAGTCTCATACTTTCCCATTATAACATAGACATCCAACTGTATATCAACCAACCTTTCCCGAAATAGAAAAGCAAACAAAATCCCCTGTTCCCCCATTTTGCCAAGTTTGACTAATATGAATACACGATAATGATACAGTAATTTACACATTTACCCCCAAAGAGCTTCCTCCTCCTTTCCCCAGACCGCGTCTGATCCCCAACGCAAAAACACCATCAATTCAATTGAACCCAACCGCGTAAAACAAAACTTTTATTACAATTAATTTATCGTATCGAATCGAAACGAAACGTAGAAGTAGAACCATACCCCCCACCGTCCACCCCCAACGCGTAGCGGTCCATTTCCCTATATTCACCTTGACCACCTCACTCCCTCGCATTCACATCTATGCTCCTTGTTTTCCCACCATTattaattcaattcaattcacTCCATTTCCCACATCACCCCATGAAAGAACTACTACTCATGGAATTCGACGCTACTGAtcaaactcaaactcaaatgGACGAAGCAGCGCAGTATTTATTACAGAATAAGAGGGCGCGGCCGGAGCCGGACGAGGAGGCGCCGGCGGGGCAGCGGCGGCTGTGGGTGAAAAGCCGGTCGAAGGCGTGGTGGGAGCACGTGAGCAGCCCGGATTACCCGGAAGAGGAGTTCCGGAAGGCCTTCCGCATGGGGCGGGCGACGTTCGACATGATCTGCGAGGAGCTGGAGTCGGTGCTGATGAAGAAGGACACGACCCTCCGCCAGGCCATCCCGGTGAACCAGCGCGTGGCGGTGTGCGTGTGGCGCCTGGCCACGGGGGAGGCCCTCCGCGAGGTGTCGAAGCGCTTCGGCCTCGGCATCTCCACCTGCCACAAGCTCGTCCTCGAGGTCTGCACCGCCATCCGCGCCGTGCTCATGCCCAAGTTCCTCCAGTGGCCCGACCCGACCCGCGCCGAAGCCATCAAGCGCCACTTCGAGTCCTCCTCCGGCATCCCCGACGTCGGCGGCGCCATCTACACCACGCACATCCCCATCATCGCGCCCAAGGTCAGCGTGGCCGCCTACTTCAACAAGCGCCACACCGAGCGGAACCAGAAGACCACCTACTCCATCACCCTCCAGGGCGTGGTGGACCCCAACGGCGTCTTCACCGACATCTGCGTCGGCTGGCCGGGCTCCATGACCAACGAGCAGGTGCTCCACAACTCGGCGCTCTTCCAGCGCGCCACCCAGCAGGGAGCCCTCGCCGCCACCTGGATCGTCGGGAACTCCGCCTTCCCGCTGGAGGATTGGCTGCTCGTGCCCTACGCGCACCAGAATCTGACGTGGACGCAGCACGCCTTCAACGAGAAGATCGACGAGCTGCAGGGGGTCGCCAGGGAGGCCTTCATGAGGCTCAAGGCGCGCTGGACCTGCCTGCAGAAGCGCACCGAGATGAAGCTCCTCGATTTGCCCGTCGTTCTCGGGGCTTGCTGCGTGCTGCACAACATATGCGAGATGAGGAACGAGGGGATCGCGCCCGACCTCAGGTTCCACCTCTTCGACGATCAGATCGTGCCCGAGACTCCGTTGAGGTCGCCGGAGGCCGTGCATGCCAGGGACCTGATTG
This window encodes:
- the LOC130986922 gene encoding telomere repeat-binding factor 4-like, which encodes MGNPKQKWTAEEEEALRAGVAKHGAGKWKNIQRDPEFNHLLFARSNIDLKDKWRNLSVASGQGPRDKSKTSKGKSNPADTPSAPLPIAQTSGSVAPSSKGASTDVVMLDSSRPLPEGISASKYNTMIFEALSTLKDLNGSDSSAIASFIEQRHEVPPNFRRALTSRLRTLVQQDKLEKVQNHYKIKNGAALDTRPPAPRQKDVQPRPIQSIGYLGDTVEEAAASAAYKIAEAENKSFVAAESVKEAERVARMAEDMESLLQFAMDCFDQSSGGEILLMA
- the LOC130986931 gene encoding glyoxylase I 4 — encoded protein: MASLLSPPLNLPLNKANDGSLRALVTKTLSKRDVVFRKHNGRNVQFPVIKAKTSLETDVLDKDSAEAVNDKDDFGVVGMHHVGILCENLERSLHFYQNILGLPINEARPHDKLPYRGAWLWVGAEMIHLMELPNPDPLTGRPEHGGRDRHACLAIRHVSKLKDILDKAGIPYTLSRSGRPAIFTRDPDGNALEFTQVD
- the LOC130986945 gene encoding protein ANTAGONIST OF LIKE HETEROCHROMATIN PROTEIN 1-like; its protein translation is MLLVFPPLLIQFNSLHFPHHPMKELLLMEFDATDQTQTQMDEAAQYLLQNKRARPEPDEEAPAGQRRLWVKSRSKAWWEHVSSPDYPEEEFRKAFRMGRATFDMICEELESVLMKKDTTLRQAIPVNQRVAVCVWRLATGEALREVSKRFGLGISTCHKLVLEVCTAIRAVLMPKFLQWPDPTRAEAIKRHFESSSGIPDVGGAIYTTHIPIIAPKVSVAAYFNKRHTERNQKTTYSITLQGVVDPNGVFTDICVGWPGSMTNEQVLHNSALFQRATQQGALAATWIVGNSAFPLEDWLLVPYAHQNLTWTQHAFNEKIDELQGVAREAFMRLKARWTCLQKRTEMKLLDLPVVLGACCVLHNICEMRNEGIAPDLRFHLFDDQIVPETPLRSPEAVHARDLIAHKLLHHNLAGTNFQ